The Huiozyma naganishii CBS 8797 chromosome 3, complete genome genome contains a region encoding:
- the KKQ8 gene encoding putative serine/threonine protein kinase KKQ8 (similar to Saccharomyces cerevisiae HAL5 (YJL165C) and KKQ8 (YKL168C); ancestral locus Anc_1.180), whose protein sequence is MESSVESMQRSNSLGSRPVRSRWGRRRGQRARSTSITNADVPRNHRQHYYASRGQPIVCESANFTLFESGLHEHRIELVPFLTENSEPTEDSRLEDFIKRRKRQVLKIPKVFKYKKPAPRMESALSLLPANDDAFDLNEKFRDLGLQDSHTALKLDNEAAAIGPKDLKLISDLSSKINSSLQNQFNSKPDPDDTGSLKDRYGTHVRQIGCGLSGKIFVYVKTIGENDTSNGTTYSKDNKWFYAIKEFRKRKTGELTENYSAKIISEFVIGKALSTEPLHCPNIVKVLDLMETGKNPSVFVEVMEFCPSGDLYSYISRLSKKGTKMHPLEADCFLKQLLLGVQFLHFHGIAHCDIKLENLLLCPDGLLKICDFGSSYVFQTAWESTVHFERNPVGSEPYIAPEEFVVDREYDPRLVDCWSCGVAYMCMIVGRFIWHAAKEDTDAAYANFCREISQHGRYGIFEELTHHNVVTNLLRKKCLYKVFQPRPTARLSVREWLNNKWMKQVECCQEHLYEH, encoded by the coding sequence ATGGAGAGCAGTGTTGAAAGTATGCAGAGGTCTAACTCACTTGGGTCACGCCCCGTAAGAAGCCGATGGGGGAGGCGTAGGGGGCAAAGAGCCCGTTCTACATCAATAACTAATGCAGACGTCCCAAGGAACCATAGGCAACATTACTACGCCTCGAGAGGGCAACCAATTGTGTGTGAAAGCGCCAATTTTACATTGTTTGAGTCGGGCCTCCATGAACACCGTATCGAACTGGTGCCATTCCTAACGGAGAACTCAGAACCCACAGAGGATAGCCGGCTGGAAGACTTTATTAAGAGGCGAAAGAGGCAAGTGTTAAAAATACCAAAGGTATTCAAGTACAAGAAACCAGCACCGCGCATGGAAAGTGCACTGTCTCTACTTCCTGCTAATGACGACGCATTTGACTTGAACGAAAAATTTCGGGATCTCGGACTGCAGGACAGTCATACGGCACTTAAATTAGATAATGAAGCAGCAGCTATTGGTCCCAAAGATTTGAAGCTGATTAGTGACCTTTCTAGCAAAATAAACTCATCacttcaaaatcaatttAACTCAAAACCAGATCCTGATGATACCGGCTCCCTTAAAGATAGGTACGGCACACATGTGCGCCAAATTGGTTGCGGGTTGTCTGGTAAGATATTTGTCTACGTGAAGACGATCGGGGAAAACGATACAAGTAATGGGACAACATACTCTAAAGATAACAAATGGTTTTATGCCATCAAGGAATTcaggaaaagaaagactGGCGAACTGACTGAAAACTACAGCGCTAAAATCATATCTGAATTTGTCATAGGAAAAGCACTATCGACAGAACCACTTCACTGCCCGAATATTGTTAAGGTACTTGACTTGATGGAGACAGGGAAAAACCCCTCGGTATTTGTTGAGGTTATGGAGTTCTGTCCCTCTGGAGATTTATACTCGTACATTTCCAGACTGTCGAAGAAGGGAACAAAAATGCATCCGTTAGAAGCTGACtgttttttgaagcaaTTGCTACTAGGTGTCCAATTTCTGCATTTCCATGGTATTGCCCACTGCGATatcaaactggaaaatCTATTGTTGTGCCCAGATGGTCTCTTAAAGATATGCGATTTTGGTTCCAGTTATGTCTTTCAAACAGCATGGGAAAGCACAGTACACTTCGAACGAAATCCTGTTGGGTCAGAACCGTACATCGCACCTGAAGAATTTGTCGTAGACCGGGAATACGATCCAAGACTAGTGGATTGCTGGAGCTGTGGAGTGGCCTACATGTGTATGATAGTGGGTCGTTTCATATGGCATGCTGCCAAGGAGGACACTGATGCAGCTTATGCAAACTTTTGCAGAGAGATATCTCAACATGGGAGATACGGCATTTTTGAGGAGTTAACTCACCACAATGTGGTCACAAATCTCCTTAGAAAAAAATGCCTGTACAAGGTCTTTCAACCACGACCAACTGCGAGATTATCAGTACGTGAATGGCTTAACAACAAGTGGATGAAACAGGTTGAGTGCTGTCAGGAACACTTGTATGAGCACTAG